In the genome of Ensifer adhaerens, one region contains:
- a CDS encoding catalase-peroxidase, whose translation MDAKVDKTGKCPVMHGTTSMSMRSNSDWWPNQLNLRILHQNSALSDPLGKDFDYAKAFKSVDYAALKQDLTALMTDSQDWWPADYGHYGGLFIRMAWHSAGTYRTGDGRGGAGTGQQRFAPLNSWPDNANLDKARRLLWPIKKKYGKNISWADLMILAGNVALESMGFKTFGFAGGRADVWEPEEDVYWGSETEWLATSDHELSRYKGDRELENPLAAVQMGLVYVNPEGPDGKPDPIASGRDIRETFARMAMNDEETVALTAGGHTFGKTHGAGSASHVGPEPEAAPIEALGLGWLSSYGSGKGRDAITSGIEGAWTPNPIKWDNAYFDVLFGYEWELVKSPAGAWQWTPKDLKPEDFAPDPETGEKTHRIIMTTADMAMRMDPIYGPISKRFHENPDQFADAFARAWFKLTHRDMGPKARYIGPEVPSEDLIWQDPIPAVDHPLIDDADIKALKGKILESGLTVSELVYTAWSSASTFRGSDKRGGANGARIRLAPQKDWAVNEPAKLATVLSKLEAVRSAFNASAAGGKKVSLADIIVLGGAAAVEKAARDAGFDVEVPFAPGRTDASAEQTDVESFQFLEPQADGFRNYQKTAFTISTEELLIDKAQLLTLTAPEMTVLVGGMRVLGANFGGTKHGVFTDRVGALTTDFFVNLLDMSTAWFPQSEAADVFDGRDRKTGKIKWTATRADLVFGSNSQLRALAEVYGEADSGAKFVKDFVAAWNKVMNADRFDLA comes from the coding sequence ATGGACGCGAAGGTCGACAAAACAGGCAAATGTCCCGTGATGCACGGGACGACGAGCATGAGCATGCGCTCCAACAGCGACTGGTGGCCGAACCAGCTCAACCTGCGCATCCTGCACCAGAACTCCGCCCTGTCCGACCCGCTCGGCAAGGACTTCGACTATGCCAAGGCCTTCAAGTCGGTGGACTATGCTGCGCTGAAGCAGGACCTGACGGCGCTGATGACCGACAGCCAGGATTGGTGGCCGGCCGACTACGGTCACTACGGTGGTCTCTTCATCCGCATGGCCTGGCACTCTGCCGGCACGTACCGCACGGGCGACGGCCGCGGGGGCGCAGGGACGGGCCAGCAGCGTTTCGCGCCGCTCAACTCCTGGCCGGACAATGCCAACTTGGACAAGGCCCGCCGCCTGCTGTGGCCGATCAAGAAGAAATACGGCAAGAACATTTCCTGGGCCGACCTGATGATCCTCGCCGGCAACGTCGCGCTGGAATCCATGGGCTTCAAGACCTTCGGCTTCGCCGGCGGCCGCGCCGATGTCTGGGAGCCGGAAGAAGACGTCTACTGGGGTTCGGAAACCGAATGGCTCGCCACGAGTGACCACGAACTATCGCGCTACAAGGGCGACCGCGAGCTCGAAAACCCGCTTGCTGCCGTGCAGATGGGTCTCGTCTACGTCAACCCGGAAGGTCCGGACGGCAAGCCCGACCCGATCGCCTCCGGTCGCGATATCCGCGAGACCTTCGCCCGCATGGCCATGAACGACGAAGAAACCGTGGCGCTCACCGCCGGCGGCCACACCTTCGGCAAGACCCATGGCGCTGGCTCTGCCTCGCATGTCGGTCCCGAGCCGGAGGCCGCCCCGATCGAAGCGCTCGGCCTCGGCTGGCTTTCCAGCTACGGCAGCGGCAAGGGTCGCGACGCCATCACCTCCGGCATCGAAGGTGCCTGGACCCCGAACCCGATCAAGTGGGACAATGCCTATTTCGACGTTCTGTTCGGCTATGAATGGGAACTGGTGAAGAGCCCGGCCGGCGCCTGGCAGTGGACGCCGAAGGACCTCAAGCCGGAAGACTTCGCGCCCGATCCGGAAACCGGCGAGAAGACCCACCGCATCATCATGACGACTGCCGACATGGCGATGCGCATGGACCCGATCTATGGCCCGATTTCCAAGCGTTTCCATGAAAATCCGGACCAGTTTGCCGACGCCTTCGCCCGCGCCTGGTTCAAGCTGACCCACCGCGACATGGGCCCGAAGGCGCGCTATATCGGCCCGGAAGTGCCGAGCGAGGACCTGATCTGGCAGGACCCGATCCCGGCCGTCGACCACCCGCTGATCGATGACGCCGACATCAAGGCGCTGAAGGGGAAGATCCTGGAAAGCGGTCTCACCGTGTCCGAACTCGTTTACACCGCCTGGTCGTCTGCTTCGACCTTCCGCGGTTCCGACAAGCGCGGCGGTGCAAATGGCGCGCGCATCCGTCTGGCTCCGCAGAAGGATTGGGCGGTCAACGAGCCGGCAAAGCTCGCAACCGTCCTGTCGAAGCTTGAAGCCGTGCGTTCGGCCTTCAATGCTTCGGCTGCCGGTGGCAAGAAGGTGTCGCTCGCCGACATCATCGTGCTCGGCGGTGCGGCTGCCGTTGAAAAGGCTGCGCGCGACGCCGGCTTCGACGTCGAAGTGCCGTTCGCGCCGGGTCGCACGGACGCCTCTGCCGAACAGACGGATGTCGAGTCCTTCCAGTTCCTCGAGCCGCAGGCCGATGGCTTCCGCAACTACCAGAAGACGGCTTTCACGATCTCGACGGAAGAGCTGCTGATCGACAAGGCCCAGCTTCTGACGCTGACGGCGCCGGAAATGACGGTTCTCGTGGGCGGCATGCGCGTTCTCGGTGCGAATTTCGGTGGCACCAAGCATGGCGTCTTCACCGATCGCGTCGGGGCCCTGACGACGGACTTCTTCGTGAACCTGCTCGACATGAGCACCGCCTGGTTCCCGCAGTCCGAAGCCGCAGACGTCTTCGACGGCCGCGACCGCAAGACGGGCAAGATCAAGTGGACGGCCACCCGCGCCGACCTCGTCTTCGGCTCCAACTCGCAGCTTCGCGCGCTCGCCGAAGTCTATGGCGAAGCGGACTCGGGCGCGAAGTTCGTGAAGGATTTTGTTGCTGCCTGGAACAAGGTCATGAACGCGGATCGCTTCGATCTCGCCTGA
- a CDS encoding LysR family transcriptional regulator, hydrogen peroxide-inducible genes activator, producing the protein MITIRQMRYFEALATTGHFGKAADMVNVSQPALSAQIADMEAALGVQLVERSRTGTYLTEEGEGLLPEIRSILASVDRLHDRARQSRATLEGRLRLGIIPTVAPYLVPRLIPLLKADYPDLNLEMREAITRQCLDELQAGRLDCALIALPAEAGNVESLPLFRDHFLVASAENETDILMSPLSVDEVDVERLLLLDEGHCLREQALAVCGTGSGRRVSNFGATSMTTLLQMVSHGMGITLIPEIAVKDEADRNRMRVVRMAEPQPYREIGLIWRKGSAMRRKDFEAFGAVCHLAAQVLLGTGSAEQTKRN; encoded by the coding sequence ATGATTACCATCCGTCAAATGCGCTATTTCGAGGCTCTGGCGACGACCGGCCATTTCGGCAAGGCCGCCGACATGGTCAATGTCAGCCAGCCGGCGCTGTCTGCGCAGATTGCAGACATGGAGGCCGCGCTCGGCGTGCAACTGGTCGAACGTTCGCGCACCGGCACCTATCTGACCGAAGAGGGCGAAGGGCTGCTGCCCGAAATCCGTTCGATCCTGGCCAGCGTCGACCGGCTGCACGATCGGGCGCGGCAGTCCCGCGCGACGCTGGAAGGGCGGCTGCGGCTTGGCATCATTCCGACGGTTGCGCCCTATCTCGTGCCGCGCCTGATCCCGCTTCTCAAAGCCGATTATCCCGACCTCAATCTCGAAATGCGCGAGGCGATCACGCGGCAATGTCTCGATGAACTGCAGGCCGGGCGGCTTGATTGTGCGTTGATCGCCTTGCCGGCGGAGGCGGGCAATGTCGAATCCCTCCCCCTCTTCCGCGACCATTTTCTTGTCGCGAGCGCCGAGAACGAGACAGATATCCTGATGTCGCCGCTCAGTGTCGATGAGGTGGATGTCGAGCGACTTCTTCTGCTTGACGAAGGTCATTGCCTGCGCGAGCAGGCGCTCGCGGTCTGCGGTACCGGTTCGGGCCGGCGCGTCTCGAATTTTGGCGCGACATCCATGACAACGCTGCTGCAGATGGTGAGCCACGGCATGGGGATCACGCTGATCCCGGAAATCGCGGTCAAGGACGAGGCGGACCGCAACCGCATGCGCGTCGTGCGCATGGCGGAACCCCAGCCCTATCGCGAGATCGGCCTGATCTGGCGCAAGGGCAGCGCCATGCGCCGCAAGGATTTCGAGGCTTTCGGGGCTGTCTGCCATCTTGCCGCGCAGGTCCTGCTCGGCACAGGTTCCGCCGAGCAGACAAAGCGGAACTGA
- a CDS encoding acetoacetate decarboxylase, with product MKISDVKRNAFAMPLTSPSYPPGPYRFINREFLVITYRTDREALARVLPEPLTFDEPLVKYEFIRMPDSTGFGDYTESGQVIPCAFNGVAGGYVHSMFLNDDAPIAGGREIWGFPKKFAEPSLSVVKDTLVGTLDYSGQRIATATMGYKHRALDVEKVRESLLAPNFMLKIIPHVDCTPRICELVRYYLEDLTVKGAWEGPGALALFPHALADVAALPVLEIKSAVHILTDLTLGLGEVVHDYMQD from the coding sequence ATGAAGATCAGCGATGTGAAGAGAAACGCCTTTGCCATGCCGCTCACCAGCCCGTCCTATCCGCCGGGTCCCTACAGGTTCATCAATCGCGAATTCCTCGTCATCACCTACCGCACCGACCGGGAAGCGTTGGCGCGTGTTCTCCCCGAGCCGCTGACCTTTGACGAACCGCTGGTCAAGTATGAGTTCATCCGCATGCCGGACTCGACCGGCTTCGGCGACTATACCGAGTCCGGCCAGGTCATACCCTGCGCGTTCAATGGCGTGGCCGGTGGCTATGTTCATTCCATGTTTCTGAACGACGATGCGCCGATTGCCGGTGGCCGGGAAATCTGGGGCTTCCCGAAGAAATTCGCCGAACCGTCCCTGTCGGTCGTGAAGGATACGCTGGTCGGCACGCTCGATTATTCTGGTCAGCGCATTGCCACGGCCACGATGGGCTACAAGCACCGGGCGCTCGATGTCGAGAAGGTGCGCGAGAGCCTGCTTGCGCCCAATTTCATGCTCAAGATCATCCCGCATGTCGATTGCACGCCGCGCATTTGCGAACTCGTGCGCTACTATCTGGAAGATCTGACCGTGAAGGGCGCCTGGGAAGGACCGGGCGCATTGGCCCTGTTTCCGCATGCGCTCGCCGATGTGGCGGCTCTGCCTGTTCTGGAGATCAAGTCCGCCGTCCACATCCTCACCGACCTGACGCTCGGCCTCGGTGAAGTCGTCCACGACTATATGCAGGACTGA
- a CDS encoding carboxymethylenebutenolidase, with protein sequence MTTPENNSEETPKVTQAMINAYDEYTHLTLDRRDFMRKLTALTGSAATAAAVAPLLAANQAKAEIIAPDDARVKAEDVTFPGATGEIKAYKVRPANATGKLPAVIVIHENRGLNPHIKDIARRVALEGFEALAPDFLSSAGGTPADEDKAREMISALKPEDATANSVAAVNYLEKAPDTTGKVGVVGFCWGGGLANQTAVNSPELKAAVAYYGAQPKFEDVPKIKAALLLHYAGLDDRINAGIDAFRKALTDSGKDFQIYIYDGVNHAFNNDTSAARYNKQAADLAWSRTIAFLKQKLA encoded by the coding sequence ATGACGACGCCCGAGAACAATTCCGAAGAGACCCCCAAGGTCACACAGGCGATGATCAACGCCTATGACGAATACACGCATCTCACCCTCGATCGCCGCGATTTCATGCGCAAGCTGACGGCGCTCACCGGGTCGGCTGCAACGGCTGCGGCTGTCGCGCCGCTGCTGGCGGCCAATCAGGCGAAAGCCGAAATCATCGCGCCGGACGATGCGCGGGTGAAGGCCGAGGACGTGACATTCCCCGGCGCAACCGGCGAGATCAAGGCCTACAAGGTCCGCCCGGCCAATGCGACGGGCAAGCTGCCGGCCGTCATCGTCATACACGAAAACCGGGGGCTCAACCCGCATATCAAGGATATCGCCCGTCGCGTCGCGCTGGAAGGCTTCGAAGCGCTCGCGCCCGATTTCCTCTCCTCGGCCGGCGGCACGCCCGCTGACGAAGACAAGGCCCGCGAGATGATTTCGGCGCTGAAGCCGGAGGACGCGACCGCCAATTCGGTCGCTGCGGTAAATTATCTCGAAAAGGCCCCGGACACGACCGGCAAGGTCGGCGTCGTCGGGTTCTGCTGGGGTGGCGGTCTCGCCAACCAGACCGCGGTGAATTCTCCCGAATTGAAGGCCGCGGTCGCCTATTATGGCGCGCAGCCGAAATTCGAGGATGTGCCGAAGATCAAGGCTGCTCTCCTTCTGCATTACGCCGGGCTGGATGACCGCATCAATGCCGGCATTGATGCCTTCCGCAAGGCATTGACCGACTCCGGCAAGGACTTCCAGATTTACATCTATGACGGCGTCAACCACGCTTTCAACAACGACACCTCCGCCGCCCGCTACAACAAGCAGGCCGCCGATCTTGCCTGGAGCCGGACGATCGCTTTCCTCAAGCAGAAGCTCGCCTGA